A window of Flavobacterium psychrophilum genomic DNA:
TATACCGTTGGCTTCGTTACCCATAACAACTATTCCATTTTCAGGAAGGTCTTCGCCATATATATTTTCGCCATCCATAAAGGTTCCGAAAACAGGCAGTGAAGTCGTTTCAAGATAGGACTCAAGATTAGTGTAAACTACATTAACACGTGTTAATGATCCCATAGTAGCCTGTACCACTTTCGGATTATAAACATCTACACATTGTTCCGAACATACAAGGTGCTTAATCCCAAACCAGTCGCATAGCCTTATAATAGTACCCAGGTTTCCGGGATCACGCACATCATCAAGTGCAACAATAAGTCCGCTGTCCGGTACAGCTTTTTCGTCTGGCATCACAAATAAAGCCAGGCAGACATTAGGTGTAGAAAGCGCACTTATTTTTTTAAGTTCTGCTTCTGTTATAAGCTCCACCTTACGTTTATCAACCTTTGTAAAGATGTCCTGGGTGGTAAATAATTGATGTAATTCAAAATTGGAATTGAGTAATTCCTGTACTACCTTTATACCTTCGGCAAAGAACAATTTATCCTGCTTTCTGTATTTTTTTTGCTGTAAGCCCGTTATTGTTTTAATTTGGTTTTTACTAACCATAAAAAATGTATTTTTGAATTACTATTTGCCCATACCGTCTTGAGAAATAAAGCAACAAAAATAGCACTAATTATATTATCGGGCTGGATTTTATATTCATGCTCTCTCGTAAAAAGGGTTCCTGACGGTAAACACCTGCTTGAAAAGGTTGATATCAATGTAAATCAGGAAAAGAAAAACGACGATGAGATAAAAGATCAGCTGTATCAAATACCAAATACAGGCATCTTGGGCTATCACCTGAGGCTGCACCTGTACAATATGGCCAAACCCAATGCCGATTCGTCATACCATGCTTGGCTGGACAGAAAACCCGGCAGGCATGAGCGCATGAGAAAACTACTTTCTGAAAAGCAGGTTCAGCGTCTTGGCAACTCTTTCGTAGTAACAGGCTTTAGCAACTTCCTTAAAAAAACAGGTGAGCCACCGGTTCTTGTGGACACCAACCGTATAAAAAAATCAAGAAACAGATTATTTGCTTACTATTACAAGCAAGGCTACTTCAGGTCGAAAGTAACTTCAAAAATAGACACGCTGCCTAACAAAAGAGCGGTGGTTACCTATGATATAGCAACAGGAACACCCTACAAACTGGACAGCATCGCTGCTTTTATAGAATCGCCTGAGTTGGATAGCCTGTACAATGCCACAAAAAGACAGTCATTATTAAAGCCAGGAGCTCAGTATAACGAGTCTAATTTTACAGGAGAACGCGAGCGTTTAACTACCTACTTTAGAAACCACGGAGCCTATTACTTTTACCAAAACAACGTTTCGTATGTTGTAGATACCGTAAACAATAACTATAAAGCCAATGTAGAACTGGTTATAGATAACGAATCGGTTCGCCGTGGCGACTCTACTTTTGTAAGGCCGTTTAAGCTTTATAAAATAAGCAAGGTTAATATCTTTACGAGCAACCCTTCGAGCGCAGACCAGTCTATAGACAGCACAACCTATAAAGGCTTCAACATTTACAGTACCGGAAAGCTAAACTACAGGCCAAAAGCAATAACCGACCCGGTATTTATTACTCCTGACAGCCCTTTTTCTGACCTTAGGATGATAGGTACTTCACGTTACCTGAGTAACCTTAGGATTTTCAACTCTCCTTCCATTAAATATGTTGAAGACCCGAACGACCCTGAAGGAAAATCGCTAATTGCCAACATTACCTTGTTACCTAAGAAGAAGTTCCGTTTTAATATGGCGGCTGATTTTACGCACTCTAACATTCAGGATTTTGGTATTTCGGGAAG
This region includes:
- a CDS encoding RNA methyltransferase; its protein translation is MVSKNQIKTITGLQQKKYRKQDKLFFAEGIKVVQELLNSNFELHQLFTTQDIFTKVDKRKVELITEAELKKISALSTPNVCLALFVMPDEKAVPDSGLIVALDDVRDPGNLGTIIRLCDWFGIKHLVCSEQCVDVYNPKVVQATMGSLTRVNVVYTNLESYLETTSLPVFGTFMDGENIYGEDLPENGIVVMGNEANGISQSIENRVGHKIAIPRFGDLQQTESLNVATAAAIILSEFRRDFSGK